AATCCTTTTTGACGGCGTTTGCAATTTATGCAATTCGGCGGTTCAATTCGTTATTCGACATGATTCAAAAGATGCGTTTAGATTTGTGGCTTTACAATCTGAATTAGGAATACAAATCCTAAATCATATTGGAGTTAATCCAAAGAAAACAGATAGCATAATTTTGTACGAACCCGGAGTTGCTTATTATTACAAATCACAAGCGGCTATTCAAATTTCCAAGAATCTTGGAGGGTTTTGGCATTTGGTAACTATATTCAGAATTATACCAACTGGAATTAGTAATTATATTTACGATTACATTGCTCAGAATAGATATAAGTGGTATGGTAAAAAAGAAAGCTGTATGATTCCAACACCTGAATTAAAAATAAAATTTTTAGAATAATTCGATTTCATGATAAATGTCATTTATTTAGCAGGATTGTTGCTGTAAATTTGACATATCTTAAAAGTTAATTTTTATTAGAAGAAGTTTATAGAAGACCGTACATTCATAGTTGTTTTCGAGTTGGTAATTATTGGTTTAAACGAGAACTGTGTTTTTTAAAATTAATTCTAATAAAGAGAAATGATTAGTTTTTTTTGTCTAAAATGAAAAAGGGTGCCTTTCTGTGAGCATCCTTTTTTTATTTTAAGATATTTGAAACGAATGCCTTGTAATGAAACCAAATGCCCTAGCCCTGATAGAAGTGAAAATCCTTTTTGTTTTTCCTTTAAAAATAAAAAAATTGTAACGGATAGCAGGAAATAGTTACAGGAAAGTAATCAATAAAAAAGCCTCAAACTATTAGATAATTTGAGGCTTTCCAGTTATTTAAAATTAATTATTATCTAATTAATTTTCTGTATTTCAAACGTTTTGGGGTTAAATCACCACCTAAACGTTTCTTTTTGTTTTCTTCATATTCAGAGAAACCTCCTTCGAAATAGTATACTTCAGAATCTCCTTCGAAAGCTAGAATGTGCGTACAAATTCTATCTAAGAACCATCTGTCGTGCGAAATCACTACAGCACAACCTGCGAAATTCTCTAAACCTTCTTCTAATGCACGAAGTGTGTTTACGTCCAAGTCATTTGTTGGCTCATCCAGTAGCAATACGTTTCCTTCTTCTTTCAAAGTCATTGCTAAGTGCAAACGGTTACGTTCTCCACCTGAAAGCGCTGAAACTTTTTTGTTTTGCTCACCACCACCAAAATTAAAACGAGATAAATAAGCTCTTGAATTGACTTGTTTTCCGCCCATCATAATCAATTCCTGTCCGTCTGCGAAGTTTTCCCAGATTGATTTATTCGGATCGATATTAGAATGTGATTGATCTACGTAAGCGATTTTTACAGTTTCACCAACAGAGAATTCTCCGCTATCTGTTTCCTGCTCACCCATAATC
The Flavobacterium sp. 5 DNA segment above includes these coding regions:
- a CDS encoding thiol-disulfide oxidoreductase DCC family protein — encoded protein: MLNLPQNKKIILFDGVCNLCNSAVQFVIRHDSKDAFRFVALQSELGIQILNHIGVNPKKTDSIILYEPGVAYYYKSQAAIQISKNLGGFWHLVTIFRIIPTGISNYIYDYIAQNRYKWYGKKESCMIPTPELKIKFLE